One window of Microcoleus vaginatus PCC 9802 genomic DNA carries:
- a CDS encoding DUF1092 family protein produces MRIWQADFYRRPLQDETGKPLWELLICDSEGSFQFSAVCRQGDANSNWLASQLQQQAQTQNLPALIQVFRPQSLGLIEAAGKVLGVKVEATRRTGALKLLLQQRAKEYLSMPNYTGETYSAIALDSPPPVPLPENLWGDGWRFASLPAGDIEEAFQGRPLPILEMPELLLPLNLGLASTVPVPGVVIDGGRQSMRLARWLQDAKPFAVNYIAGEPDGLILEAGLVDRWVVATFEDSEVKAAAQIYQQRKQLSKGLHFLLVQPDDSGMTYTGFWLLNFER; encoded by the coding sequence ATGCGTATTTGGCAAGCCGATTTTTACCGCCGCCCTCTCCAAGACGAAACTGGCAAACCACTGTGGGAACTCTTAATTTGCGACTCGGAAGGCAGTTTTCAATTTAGCGCTGTTTGCCGCCAGGGGGACGCAAATTCTAATTGGCTAGCTTCGCAGTTGCAGCAGCAAGCTCAAACTCAGAATTTGCCGGCATTGATTCAAGTATTTAGGCCTCAGTCTCTGGGCTTAATCGAAGCTGCGGGCAAAGTTTTGGGTGTCAAGGTAGAAGCGACTCGGCGCACTGGGGCTCTGAAATTGCTGCTGCAACAACGCGCCAAAGAATATTTGAGTATGCCTAATTATACAGGTGAAACTTACAGTGCGATCGCCCTCGACTCGCCGCCGCCCGTGCCTTTACCCGAAAACCTCTGGGGCGATGGCTGGCGTTTTGCTTCCCTACCCGCCGGCGACATTGAAGAGGCTTTCCAAGGGCGTCCCCTGCCAATTTTGGAAATGCCAGAATTGCTGTTACCGCTGAATTTGGGCTTGGCCTCAACAGTGCCCGTACCAGGAGTGGTGATTGACGGCGGACGCCAGTCTATGCGGTTGGCTAGATGGCTTCAGGATGCCAAGCCTTTCGCTGTGAATTATATTGCTGGAGAACCAGACGGATTGATATTGGAAGCTGGGTTAGTAGATAGGTGGGTTGTGGCTACTTTTGAAGATAGCGAGGTGAAAGCTGCAGCCCAAATTTACCAACAGCGCAAGCAATTAAGTAAAGGATTACATTTTTTGTTAGTCCAGCCCGATGATAGTGGCATGACTTATACAGGCTTTTGGCTGTTGAACTTTGAGCGATAA
- a CDS encoding GAF domain-containing protein, whose protein sequence is MLGIPGYQIFSQIYESANSFVYRGIRDRDSLRDGYAERLPIILKLLKEELPTPAQLLRYQQEYQISQTLNFSGFVKAYSLEKYHNSLAIVFEDDGAESLSLWRQQHQITLAKFLPIAIKTVEILGQIHSANIIHKDINPSNIIINPKTGEVKIIDFGISTVLSIENPTLKSPNVLEGTLAYIAPEQTGRMNRAIDYRADFYSLGATFYELLTNQLPFEGNDAIELVHCHIAKQPVPPQELNPEIPKPVSDIVMKLLAKTAEERYQSAWGIQADLELCLTQLQTQGKIEDFTIGQHDISDKFQIPQKLYGRKTEIESLLAAFERVAGSLQEEAESVTSETQPSPNSRPHSEMMLVFGYSGIGKSALVQEIYKPITRKKGYFIAGKFDQFQRNIPYSAVIKAFQELVRELLAETEAKLQQWREKILTAVGVNGQVVIDVIPELELIVGKQPELSELPPAESQNRFNLVLHNFIRVFCKPEHPLVMFLDDLQWADSASLQMLQLIITDPDMQYLFLIGAYRDNEVSAAHPLILTINEIQKTGCVINSISLLPLKLNDVSHLIADTLKCDLEKALPLAELVLQKTQGNPFFINEFLKSLYAEKLLKFGVTSPKLGGTKGGWQWDLEQIQAKGITDNVVELMAGKIQKLSPETQQLLKLAACIGNQFDVKTLAIVSENSVKATNGKLLEAVRETLIIPVGNDYKFLELEQNSEDLTVYYKFLHDRVQQAAYSLIPEPEKQVVRYRVGQLLLENTAPEQREQKIFDIVNHLNFGSELIAAQPQRNELAALNLLAGKKAKVSAAYKSALDYFAAGRQLLSADSWQTQYDLTLNLYEEAAEAAYISTDFEQMEQLATPVLQQAKTVLDKVKVYQAKILAQLAQSQFRQAVDTALSVLELLDIYFPKHPNPTDIEAALQATQAALTGREIEDLIDLPPMTAPDKLAAMQVISSTFAAAYFSFPQILPLFAFKQVNLSIEYGNAPYSLPGYANCGLLLSAIFNDIESGYRFGELALNLLERINSNEVKAETLHIVNGFVKHCKESVRKTLKLSQDACAIGLETGDIEYACHAASMYALHAYFIGKELTELEGELAAYSDMMRQLKQEADFNFNEIYRQAVLNLIDGSENPCKLIGEAYNEDIQLPMMVQAKNRSAVYIIYLQKTILCYLFGEFAEAVKYADLAAKDLAGVVGSLLAPLFYFYDSLVRLAVYFDVSQSDREQMLEQVTVNLDKLKVLATYAPMNYLQKVELIEAELCRIKGENFEAMDWYDRAIATAGENEYINEEALSYELAAKFYLSKNKTLIANTYLQNARSYYLRWGAAAKVKDLEKRYPQLWLRQTSTGTNLSAITTTSLPPTSTGSSNSFMLDFTTVIKASQAISGEVVLASLLSNLIKLTIENAGAQKGFLILLNSRGELRIEAAGDVDGSVQVLQSLAVNKSENLPTSIINYVARTQSDVVLNDAVREGTFTAEPYIAINQPKSVLCAPIINQGKLIGILYLENNLATGAFTADRLAVLSIISAQAAISLENAQLYQTLEQKVEERTAQLAQANREILLLNERLKVENLRMSAELDVTRRLQQMILPQQQELESIAGLEIAAFMEPADEVGGDYYDVLNHGGKATIGIGDVTGHGLESGVLMIMAQTAIRTLLVHKETDPVKLLQTVNQTLFDNVERMNCGKSMSLSLLEYRGDNILRLSGQHEEVIVVRSSGEVERIDTMELGFPIALEPDIADFIATTEIQLNSGDVVVLYTDGITEAFDMKKYQYGIEALIEVVVLNREQSATEIKQAVIDDVRRYMGEQKVFDDITLVVIKQK, encoded by the coding sequence ATGCTTGGCATTCCTGGATATCAGATTTTCTCCCAAATTTATGAAAGCGCAAACTCCTTCGTTTATCGCGGAATTCGCGATCGCGATTCGCTACGTGACGGCTACGCCGAACGCCTACCGATCATCCTCAAGCTGCTGAAAGAAGAATTGCCAACGCCAGCACAACTGCTCAGATACCAGCAGGAATACCAAATCAGTCAAACTCTGAATTTTTCAGGCTTTGTTAAAGCTTACAGCTTAGAAAAATATCATAATTCTCTTGCCATCGTCTTCGAGGATGATGGCGCTGAATCTTTAAGTTTATGGCGGCAGCAACATCAAATAACCTTAGCGAAATTTCTCCCCATCGCGATCAAAACTGTCGAGATTTTGGGTCAGATTCACAGCGCTAATATTATCCACAAAGACATTAACCCATCTAATATAATTATCAACCCCAAAACCGGGGAAGTCAAAATTATTGACTTCGGCATTTCGACAGTCTTGTCTATAGAAAATCCTACCCTAAAAAGTCCCAATGTTTTAGAAGGAACTTTAGCTTATATCGCACCCGAACAAACCGGAAGAATGAATCGCGCCATTGATTACCGCGCTGATTTTTATTCCCTGGGCGCTACTTTTTACGAACTGCTAACCAATCAACTGCCTTTTGAAGGTAATGATGCGATCGAATTAGTACACTGTCACATCGCTAAACAACCCGTTCCGCCCCAAGAACTCAATCCAGAGATTCCTAAACCTGTTTCAGATATCGTAATGAAGCTGTTAGCAAAAACCGCAGAAGAGCGATATCAAAGTGCTTGGGGAATTCAAGCAGATTTAGAGTTGTGTCTCACTCAACTGCAAACTCAAGGCAAGATAGAAGACTTTACTATTGGTCAGCACGATATTTCAGATAAGTTTCAAATTCCTCAAAAACTTTACGGCCGAAAAACAGAAATAGAAAGCCTGCTGGCGGCATTTGAGCGAGTTGCCGGTAGCTTGCAGGAAGAAGCAGAAAGTGTAACCTCAGAAACTCAGCCATCCCCCAACAGCCGACCCCATTCCGAAATGATGTTAGTATTCGGATATTCCGGCATTGGCAAATCAGCCTTAGTTCAAGAAATTTATAAACCCATTACCCGAAAAAAAGGTTATTTCATCGCCGGGAAATTTGACCAGTTTCAGCGAAATATTCCTTACAGCGCCGTCATTAAAGCCTTTCAAGAATTAGTGCGGGAGTTGCTCGCAGAAACAGAAGCTAAACTCCAACAGTGGCGCGAAAAAATATTAACAGCAGTTGGAGTTAACGGCCAAGTCGTTATTGATGTAATTCCCGAATTAGAATTGATAGTTGGCAAGCAGCCAGAATTATCCGAACTTCCTCCCGCTGAATCGCAAAATCGGTTTAATTTAGTCTTGCATAACTTCATCCGCGTATTTTGCAAGCCAGAACATCCCTTAGTCATGTTTCTCGACGATTTGCAGTGGGCAGACTCCGCAAGTTTGCAGATGCTTCAATTAATAATCACCGACCCAGATATGCAATATCTGTTTCTGATTGGGGCTTATCGGGATAACGAAGTCAGTGCAGCCCATCCGCTGATTTTAACAATTAATGAGATTCAGAAAACTGGATGCGTTATTAATTCAATTTCCCTCTTACCTTTAAAGTTAAATGATGTCAGTCATTTAATTGCAGATACTCTTAAATGCGATCTCGAAAAAGCCCTGCCCTTAGCAGAGTTAGTCCTGCAAAAAACTCAAGGCAATCCCTTTTTTATTAACGAGTTTCTCAAATCACTTTATGCTGAGAAACTGTTGAAATTTGGAGTAACCTCTCCGAAGCTTGGGGGAACCAAGGGAGGCTGGCAGTGGGACTTAGAGCAAATTCAAGCCAAGGGAATTACTGATAATGTAGTCGAGCTGATGGCAGGAAAAATTCAAAAACTGTCGCCGGAAACACAGCAACTATTAAAATTGGCTGCTTGCATTGGCAATCAATTTGACGTAAAAACCTTGGCGATTGTTAGTGAAAATTCAGTCAAAGCAACTAACGGGAAACTTTTGGAAGCAGTTAGGGAAACTTTAATTATTCCCGTGGGAAATGATTACAAATTTCTCGAATTAGAGCAAAATTCAGAAGATTTAACTGTTTATTACAAATTTTTGCACGATCGCGTGCAGCAAGCCGCCTATTCTCTAATTCCCGAACCAGAAAAGCAAGTTGTCCGCTACCGAGTCGGACAACTTTTGTTGGAAAATACTGCGCCGGAACAGCGAGAACAGAAAATCTTTGATATCGTCAATCACCTAAACTTTGGCAGCGAATTAATTGCTGCACAGCCGCAGCGCAATGAACTGGCAGCACTAAACCTTTTAGCAGGCAAAAAAGCCAAAGTTTCCGCTGCTTATAAATCAGCACTGGATTACTTCGCGGCGGGCAGGCAATTATTAAGTGCAGACAGTTGGCAAACCCAATACGACTTAACCCTGAATCTCTACGAAGAAGCAGCAGAAGCCGCTTACATCAGTACCGATTTCGAGCAGATGGAGCAATTAGCAACTCCGGTGCTGCAACAAGCGAAAACAGTTTTAGACAAAGTAAAAGTTTATCAAGCAAAAATTCTCGCTCAGTTAGCGCAAAGCCAGTTCCGGCAAGCAGTAGACACAGCTTTATCAGTGCTAGAACTGTTAGATATATATTTTCCCAAACACCCCAATCCGACAGATATTGAGGCGGCGCTGCAAGCAACTCAGGCAGCGCTAACAGGCAGAGAAATCGAAGATTTAATCGATTTGCCGCCAATGACAGCACCGGACAAATTAGCAGCCATGCAGGTGATATCAAGCACCTTTGCTGCTGCCTATTTTTCCTTTCCCCAAATCCTGCCGCTGTTTGCCTTTAAACAAGTCAATTTATCGATAGAATACGGCAATGCTCCCTATTCTTTGCCAGGTTATGCTAATTGTGGACTGCTTTTGAGCGCGATTTTCAATGACATCGAATCTGGTTACAGATTTGGCGAACTGGCTTTAAATTTGCTGGAGAGGATTAACTCCAACGAAGTCAAAGCAGAAACACTTCACATTGTGAATGGTTTTGTCAAACATTGCAAAGAATCGGTCAGGAAAACTTTAAAACTGTCGCAGGATGCTTGCGCGATCGGCTTGGAAACGGGAGATATAGAATATGCCTGTCACGCGGCCAGTATGTATGCCTTACACGCATATTTCATCGGCAAAGAATTAACAGAACTTGAAGGAGAATTAGCTGCCTACAGCGACATGATGCGCCAACTAAAGCAAGAAGCAGATTTTAATTTTAATGAAATCTATCGGCAGGCAGTTCTCAATTTAATAGATGGCTCCGAAAATCCCTGTAAATTAATCGGTGAAGCTTATAACGAAGACATCCAGTTGCCAATGATGGTGCAAGCCAAAAATCGCAGTGCGGTTTACATTATTTACTTGCAAAAAACCATTCTCTGCTATCTCTTTGGAGAATTTGCTGAAGCTGTAAAATATGCTGACTTAGCAGCAAAAGACTTAGCCGGAGTAGTTGGTTCGCTTCTCGCTCCTCTCTTTTATTTCTACGATTCTCTCGTGCGACTTGCGGTTTACTTTGATGTCAGCCAGAGCGATCGCGAACAAATGTTAGAACAAGTAACCGTTAATCTGGATAAACTGAAAGTATTGGCAACTTACGCACCGATGAATTACTTGCAGAAAGTAGAACTAATAGAAGCAGAATTGTGTCGTATTAAAGGGGAAAACTTTGAAGCAATGGACTGGTACGATCGTGCGATCGCCACCGCTGGAGAAAACGAATACATCAACGAAGAAGCCCTCTCCTACGAACTAGCTGCCAAATTTTACTTATCTAAAAATAAGACATTGATTGCCAATACCTACCTGCAAAATGCCCGCTCTTACTATCTCCGCTGGGGTGCAGCCGCCAAAGTTAAAGACTTAGAAAAGCGCTACCCTCAGCTATGGCTGAGACAAACATCAACAGGTACAAACCTTTCTGCCATAACCACCACATCCCTTCCGCCAACCTCGACAGGCAGCAGCAACTCGTTTATGCTGGATTTTACCACAGTAATCAAAGCATCGCAAGCAATATCCGGCGAAGTAGTATTAGCATCCTTACTGTCAAACTTAATTAAACTTACCATTGAAAATGCCGGAGCTCAAAAAGGTTTTCTCATCTTGCTAAACAGCAGGGGCGAACTCAGAATTGAAGCTGCCGGAGACGTTGACGGTTCCGTCCAAGTCTTGCAATCTCTTGCTGTTAATAAGAGTGAGAATCTCCCGACATCTATTATCAATTATGTCGCAAGAACTCAGTCAGATGTAGTTTTAAATGATGCCGTCCGCGAAGGAACCTTTACCGCAGAGCCTTATATTGCAATTAATCAACCCAAATCAGTCTTGTGCGCGCCCATCATCAATCAAGGCAAACTCATCGGCATTTTGTATCTAGAAAACAATCTCGCAACTGGCGCTTTTACAGCAGACAGATTAGCAGTATTGAGCATAATTTCTGCCCAAGCTGCTATTTCCCTAGAAAATGCCCAACTTTATCAAACCCTAGAACAAAAAGTAGAAGAACGCACCGCACAATTAGCCCAAGCTAATAGAGAAATATTGCTTTTGAACGAACGGCTAAAAGTAGAAAACCTTCGCATGAGTGCCGAACTAGACGTAACCCGCCGCCTGCAACAAATGATTTTGCCTCAACAGCAGGAATTAGAGTCAATTGCAGGGCTAGAAATAGCTGCATTCATGGAACCGGCTGATGAAGTTGGCGGTGACTACTACGACGTACTAAATCACGGCGGTAAAGCCACAATTGGCATCGGCGACGTGACAGGACACGGTTTAGAAAGCGGTGTGTTAATGATTATGGCGCAAACAGCAATTCGCACTTTGCTGGTTCACAAGGAAACCGACCCAGTTAAATTATTGCAGACAGTCAACCAAACGCTTTTTGACAACGTAGAGCGCATGAATTGCGGTAAAAGTATGAGCCTTTCTTTGCTGGAATATCGGGGGGACAACATCCTGCGTTTGAGCGGACAGCACGAAGAGGTGATTGTCGTGCGTTCCAGCGGCGAAGTAGAGCGGATTGATACCATGGAGTTAGGCTTTCCCATCGCCTTGGAACCAGATATTGCTGATTTCATTGCTACTACTGAAATACAATTGAATTCGGGGGATGTTGTCGTACTCTATACAGATGGAATTACCGAAGCTTTTGATATGAAGAAATATCAATACGGTATCGAGGCCTTGATTGAAGTGGTTGTCCTTAACAGGGAACAGTCAGCAACAGAAATCAAGCAAGCTGTTATTGACGACGTGCGACGATACATGGGGGAGCAAAAAGTATTTGATGACATTACTTTGGTAGTAATCAAACAGAAATAA
- a CDS encoding IS630 family transposase: MVERECDVPIPKKAATHFEKKTLRSSQAHKEINQNQRIEYWKKIRDVAPKDLIFLDEMGVLLGIMRSRARSKKGERSYDIKPFYRGSRVTVIGAITNKKVIAMKTMKQSMNGEEFKKFVQEQLVPKLWKGAVLVMDNLKAHKVEGVEKMIEAVGARVVYLSPYSPEFNPIEHLWWELKAWLRRFVPRSVQIVEKLLELGVKLCSSKQIENYFAHCCYCTS; this comes from the coding sequence ATGGTTGAGCGAGAGTGCGATGTGCCGATTCCTAAAAAAGCAGCAACTCACTTTGAAAAAAAAACACTACGCAGCAGTCAAGCCCATAAAGAAATTAATCAAAATCAGCGAATAGAATATTGGAAAAAAATCCGAGATGTCGCACCAAAAGATCTGATATTTTTGGACGAAATGGGCGTATTGCTAGGGATAATGAGATCCAGAGCTAGAAGTAAAAAGGGAGAAAGAAGCTACGATATCAAGCCATTTTATAGAGGAAGTAGGGTGACAGTAATTGGTGCAATAACCAACAAGAAGGTCATCGCCATGAAAACAATGAAACAATCAATGAATGGAGAAGAGTTCAAGAAATTTGTGCAAGAACAATTGGTTCCCAAATTATGGAAAGGAGCGGTATTAGTTATGGATAATTTGAAGGCACACAAGGTAGAAGGTGTGGAAAAAATGATCGAAGCAGTGGGAGCAAGAGTAGTGTATTTGTCACCGTACTCACCTGAGTTTAACCCCATCGAACATTTATGGTGGGAATTAAAGGCATGGCTCAGGAGATTTGTACCTCGAAGTGTACAGATTGTGGAAAAACTATTGGAATTGGGTGTGAAATTATGTTCAAGTAAGCAAATCGAAAATTATTTTGCTCACTGCTGTTACTGTACCTCTTAG
- a CDS encoding transposase has product MVRKKKMKPYSLDMRQKIVDTYEAGNTSIRQVAERFQVSKSTVQALLKRKKETGRLLPSQAKGGKPSLLFGHEQQIEEMVAQYPDYTLAEYCEYWHEKTGVWLSESAMCRFLKKQQLTLKKKHYAAVKPIKKLIKISE; this is encoded by the coding sequence GTGGTAAGAAAGAAAAAAATGAAACCCTACTCCCTAGATATGCGTCAAAAGATTGTTGACACTTACGAGGCAGGTAACACCTCTATTCGGCAAGTAGCAGAAAGATTTCAAGTCAGTAAAAGTACCGTACAAGCCCTACTAAAGCGAAAAAAAGAGACAGGAAGATTACTCCCTAGTCAGGCAAAGGGCGGTAAACCGAGTTTACTGTTTGGTCACGAACAACAGATTGAAGAGATGGTAGCCCAGTATCCAGATTACACACTAGCGGAATACTGTGAGTATTGGCACGAAAAAACAGGAGTATGGTTGAGCGAGAGTGCGATGTGCCGATTCCTAAAAAAGCAGCAACTCACTTTGAAAAAAAAACACTACGCAGCAGTCAAGCCCATAAAGAAATTAATCAAAATCAGCGAATAG
- a CDS encoding lignostilbene-alpha,beta-dioxygenase, whose amino-acid sequence MQNATKEALNPTFPRSVLSVSRDEFGNKEDNPDAKNLPLKMNVKEGKLPLDLQGHVFIVAPVGSIDSPDAQGHPTNSTVYPSSDGTTPLYNGDGMIYRLDFDNLQAGAFLASRLVKPPCYYADAAADKCPTYNALKFENYGITRISGQLGVRNQLNTAFVPLKFSQDESERLLATWDVGRPYEIDPKTLETVTPVGSSDEWKEVTKIGLPGKPPTPFKIIQTSAHPCFDPYTREMFTVNIGRSISNVLSQLIPLAYIFKEIWDWIMQGLQKIFNIKKKNLLTSPKLEEKPLSVRKKVSTTVESFWKFLRGSAGIFTDNFVYILRWEGSGSLQKWKVQHNGLSIKIKQSIHQMAVTEDYIVLLDTAFKVSLEELLPTLTNKNYQRFEKFVRNFLDRPQLSDNSFYIIRRSDLKPEKSHVSAKKVRIPGEAAHFLADYKNPNDLITLHLSHVCAWDAGEYLSEFDFDDDKTANLEVNNLPRLYGAIAGPMDISKFGCHVVNGKTGKLVKEHQDVIMDEKYTWGPAICTYQQHPLPDRLQDIYWICLGCWEDLKTQHMVDLYKNYKYRELSLKLIDDITKKGRPSNLLRLHIAPQESVKEGDNRLSIADVYQFPDGYWVMSPQFVPRTDSGISTDGYIVCLVHYGDGSDETNGNEVWIFDAANLNSGPVCKLWHPQFNLAFTIHTTWLQKVEKRTASYCIDPREDYNKIVQQQSPEIQDLFNKWVYTKKEPKREADC is encoded by the coding sequence ATGCAAAACGCTACTAAAGAAGCACTCAATCCAACTTTTCCGCGTTCAGTATTATCAGTCAGCCGCGACGAATTTGGCAACAAAGAAGACAACCCAGATGCCAAAAATTTACCGCTAAAGATGAACGTTAAAGAGGGAAAGCTACCGCTAGATTTACAAGGTCACGTATTCATTGTTGCACCAGTCGGCTCGATAGATTCGCCCGACGCTCAAGGTCATCCGACTAACTCCACAGTTTACCCGTCTTCAGACGGTACAACCCCGCTTTATAACGGCGACGGTATGATTTACCGTCTCGATTTTGACAACTTGCAAGCCGGAGCATTTCTAGCTTCAAGATTGGTAAAACCCCCTTGTTACTATGCAGATGCAGCCGCCGACAAGTGTCCGACATATAACGCTTTGAAATTTGAAAATTACGGCATTACCCGCATATCTGGGCAACTGGGTGTCAGGAACCAGCTCAATACAGCATTTGTGCCCTTGAAATTTTCTCAAGATGAGAGCGAACGGTTGTTGGCTACTTGGGATGTAGGCCGCCCTTACGAAATCGATCCGAAAACCCTGGAAACTGTTACCCCAGTCGGCAGCAGTGACGAGTGGAAAGAAGTTACTAAAATTGGCTTGCCTGGAAAGCCGCCAACTCCCTTTAAAATCATACAAACTTCAGCCCATCCCTGCTTTGACCCTTATACACGGGAAATGTTTACGGTCAATATCGGGCGATCGATCTCAAATGTTTTATCGCAATTGATTCCCCTAGCTTATATCTTCAAAGAAATTTGGGATTGGATTATGCAGGGGTTGCAAAAAATATTTAATATAAAGAAAAAAAACCTTCTTACCTCACCAAAACTAGAGGAAAAACCCCTATCTGTCAGGAAGAAAGTCTCGACGACAGTGGAGAGTTTTTGGAAATTTTTGCGAGGCTCAGCCGGAATCTTTACAGATAACTTTGTATATATCCTGCGGTGGGAAGGTTCAGGAAGTCTGCAAAAGTGGAAAGTGCAGCACAACGGTTTGTCGATTAAAATTAAGCAAAGTATCCATCAAATGGCAGTGACAGAAGATTATATCGTGCTGCTGGATACAGCGTTCAAAGTTTCTTTAGAAGAACTGCTGCCAACACTTACTAACAAAAACTATCAGCGCTTTGAAAAGTTTGTCAGGAATTTTCTCGATCGCCCGCAATTAAGCGACAACTCTTTCTACATCATCCGCCGCAGCGATCTCAAGCCAGAAAAAAGTCATGTCAGTGCCAAGAAAGTGAGAATTCCCGGCGAAGCCGCACACTTTCTTGCAGACTATAAAAACCCTAACGATTTAATTACCCTGCACCTGTCTCACGTTTGTGCGTGGGATGCGGGGGAATATCTTTCCGAGTTTGATTTTGACGACGATAAAACCGCTAATTTAGAAGTCAACAATTTGCCGCGTCTTTATGGAGCGATCGCAGGGCCGATGGACATCAGCAAATTTGGATGTCACGTTGTCAACGGCAAAACTGGAAAATTAGTCAAAGAACATCAAGATGTCATCATGGATGAAAAGTATACTTGGGGGCCGGCTATCTGCACATATCAACAGCACCCGCTGCCCGATCGCCTGCAAGACATCTACTGGATTTGTTTGGGATGTTGGGAAGATCTCAAAACACAACACATGGTTGACTTGTACAAAAATTACAAATACCGAGAATTAAGTTTAAAATTAATAGACGACATTACCAAAAAGGGAAGACCATCTAATTTATTGCGGCTGCACATCGCTCCTCAAGAAAGCGTTAAGGAAGGCGACAATCGCCTGAGTATCGCAGATGTTTATCAATTTCCCGACGGTTACTGGGTAATGTCGCCGCAATTCGTACCGCGCACCGATAGCGGAATTTCAACAGACGGTTACATCGTCTGCCTCGTTCACTACGGCGACGGCAGCGACGAAACCAACGGCAATGAAGTTTGGATTTTTGATGCTGCTAACTTGAACAGCGGGCCTGTTTGCAAGCTCTGGCATCCTCAATTTAACCTAGCTTTCACCATCCACACAACCTGGCTGCAAAAAGTGGAGAAGCGCACAGCAAGCTACTGCATTGACCCACGGGAAGATTACAATAAAATCGTGCAGCAGCAGTCGCCAGAAATTCAGGATTTATTTAATAAATGGGTGTATACCAAAAAGGAACCAAAGAGAGAAGCTGACTGCTAA
- a CDS encoding S-methyl-5'-thioadenosine phosphorylase, with protein sequence MAQAKIGIIGGSGLYKMEALKDIEEVKIDTPFGAPSDAAIVGTLDGTPVAFLARHGRNHTFLPSEVPYRANIYAMKSLGVEYLISASAVGSLKAEAKPLDMVVPDQFIDRTKNRVSTFFGEGIVAHITFGDPVCGELAKVLASAIESLNLADVTLHRGGTYVCMEGPAFSTKAESHLYRSWGATVIGMTNLPEAKLAREAEIAYATLALVTDYDCWHEDHDSVTVEMVVANLHRNAANAQKVIQETVRRLTENPPVSESHSALKYAILTRLEQVPAATKEKMGLLLQKYL encoded by the coding sequence ATGGCACAAGCAAAAATCGGAATTATCGGCGGCAGCGGTTTGTATAAAATGGAGGCCCTCAAGGATATTGAAGAGGTGAAAATTGATACACCTTTTGGAGCGCCATCCGATGCCGCAATTGTGGGAACATTGGACGGTACGCCGGTAGCATTTCTGGCTAGACACGGCCGCAACCACACTTTTTTGCCCTCAGAAGTGCCATATCGGGCAAACATTTATGCAATGAAGAGTTTGGGAGTTGAGTATTTAATCTCAGCGTCGGCGGTTGGTTCTCTCAAAGCTGAGGCGAAACCTTTAGATATGGTAGTGCCGGATCAGTTTATCGATCGCACAAAAAATCGAGTTTCTACCTTTTTTGGAGAAGGAATTGTTGCTCACATCACATTCGGCGATCCGGTTTGCGGCGAATTGGCTAAAGTATTGGCAAGTGCGATCGAATCCTTGAACCTCGCCGACGTTACCCTCCACCGGGGAGGCACCTACGTCTGCATGGAAGGCCCCGCATTTTCCACAAAAGCAGAATCCCACCTTTACCGCAGTTGGGGGGCGACAGTCATCGGGATGACAAATTTGCCGGAAGCAAAATTAGCCAGAGAAGCAGAAATTGCCTACGCAACTTTAGCATTAGTCACAGACTACGACTGCTGGCATGAGGATCACGACAGCGTAACTGTAGAAATGGTAGTTGCAAACTTGCACCGCAATGCAGCAAATGCCCAAAAAGTCATTCAAGAAACAGTCCGGAGGTTAACAGAAAATCCCCCCGTTTCCGAGTCGCATTCAGCTTTGAAATATGCAATTCTGACTCGGCTGGAGCAAGTGCCTGCCGCAACTAAGGAGAAAATGGGTTTGCTCTTGCAGAAGTATTTGTAG